The Bacteroidales bacterium genome includes a region encoding these proteins:
- a CDS encoding cupin domain-containing protein has product MGSFLLENIFDSKNWDKVDEYYKTILSKPCFRVEKILSSGHTSPKEQEWFYQEENELVILVDGTAIIEFEDGKTIKMKKGDVLEIRKNEKHKVTYTSSKPECVWVAIFWTD; this is encoded by the coding sequence ATGGGCTCTTTTTTGTTAGAAAATATTTTTGATTCTAAAAATTGGGACAAAGTAGATGAATATTATAAAACTATTTTGTCAAAACCATGTTTTAGAGTAGAAAAAATATTATCTTCAGGTCATACTAGCCCCAAAGAACAAGAATGGTTCTACCAAGAAGAAAATGAATTGGTTATTCTTGTAGATGGAACAGCTATTATAGAATTTGAAGATGGCAAAACAATAAAAATGAAAAAGGGCGATGTCTTAGAAATAAGAAAAAACGAAAAACACAAAGTTACTTATACCTCATCAAAGCCTGAATGCGTTTGGGTTGCAATTTTTTGGACAGACTAA